A portion of the Chryseobacterium tructae genome contains these proteins:
- a CDS encoding B12-binding domain-containing radical SAM protein, whose translation MKDLLLITPPFTQLNTPYPATAYIKGFLNTKNISSYQIDLGIDVILELFSKGGLQKVFNKEVDLQNISENSQRIYALREEYLKTIDQVIPFLQGKSPTLARQICSMNFLPEASRFNQLDDMEFAFGNMGLQDKAKHLSTLYLEDISDYIVENIDADFGFSRYAERLGKSANSFDELYSKLSDHQTFIDDFTLTILRGKIKTIQPKLVCFSIPFPGNLYSAFRCAQFIKKNFPHIKIAMGGGFPNTELREIKDQRVFEFFDFITLDDGELPLELLCENVCHPEHNKESEYKRTFLIENHEVVYKNTTKRHDYKQADIGTPDYTDLRLDQYISVIEIANPMHSLWSDGRWNKLTMAHGCYWGKCTFCDISLDYIKIYEPISAKILVDRMEELIKTTGETGFHFVDEAAPPALMREVALEILRRNLVVTWWTNIRFEKSFTRDLCYLLKLSGCVAVSGGLEVASDRLLKLIDKGISVEQVAKVTRNFTEAGVMIHAYLMYGYPTQTIQETIDSMEMIRQLFEMGILQSGFWHQFAMTAHSPVGLNPEEFGVTPIKQEILFANNDIDFTDKTGINHDKFSSGLKKSLFNYMHGINFELPLQEWFDFKIPRTTIHPDYIHDSLLEDEDFKFKANSKVVFLTKNVIAENRVKNKKKYSGTYTLLTFHLKTNIVKVEMEQDKAEWLMTILEEHSIDNQKKPTAQQLKTQFEENFEDFELFWFSKPMQQLKENGVILSL comes from the coding sequence TTGAAAGACCTACTTCTTATTACTCCGCCCTTTACCCAACTTAATACTCCTTATCCGGCAACAGCTTATATTAAAGGGTTTTTAAATACTAAAAATATTTCCAGTTATCAGATCGATTTGGGAATAGATGTTATTTTGGAGCTATTTTCAAAAGGTGGACTGCAAAAGGTTTTCAATAAAGAAGTTGACCTTCAGAATATTTCTGAAAACTCTCAGAGAATTTATGCACTAAGAGAAGAATATTTAAAAACCATCGATCAGGTTATTCCTTTTTTACAAGGGAAAAGCCCAACGCTGGCAAGACAGATCTGCAGCATGAATTTTCTTCCGGAAGCTTCCCGTTTCAACCAATTGGACGATATGGAATTTGCTTTTGGAAATATGGGACTTCAAGATAAAGCAAAGCATCTTTCAACGTTATATCTGGAAGATATTTCAGATTATATTGTTGAAAATATTGATGCTGATTTCGGATTCAGCAGATATGCGGAACGTCTTGGTAAAAGTGCTAATTCCTTTGATGAGTTATACTCAAAGTTATCTGATCATCAAACATTTATCGATGATTTTACTTTAACCATTCTTCGTGGAAAAATAAAAACGATTCAGCCTAAATTAGTTTGTTTTTCGATTCCTTTTCCTGGTAATTTATATTCAGCATTCAGATGTGCACAGTTTATAAAGAAAAATTTTCCACACATTAAAATTGCAATGGGTGGTGGTTTTCCCAATACAGAATTAAGAGAAATCAAAGATCAAAGAGTATTTGAATTTTTTGATTTTATAACGTTGGATGATGGTGAACTTCCTCTTGAACTTTTGTGTGAAAATGTTTGTCACCCTGAACACAACAAAGAATCTGAATATAAGAGAACATTTTTAATTGAAAATCATGAAGTTGTTTATAAAAACACCACCAAAAGACATGATTATAAGCAGGCAGATATTGGTACTCCGGATTATACGGATCTAAGGCTGGATCAATATATTTCAGTTATTGAGATTGCCAATCCAATGCACAGTTTATGGAGTGATGGAAGATGGAATAAGCTAACCATGGCTCACGGATGTTATTGGGGAAAATGTACTTTTTGTGATATTTCTTTAGATTACATTAAAATCTACGAACCTATCTCCGCCAAAATTCTGGTTGACAGAATGGAAGAACTTATTAAGACAACAGGTGAAACCGGCTTCCATTTTGTAGATGAAGCTGCGCCACCAGCCTTAATGAGAGAAGTTGCCCTTGAAATTCTTCGTAGAAATCTCGTGGTTACGTGGTGGACTAATATTCGTTTTGAAAAAAGCTTCACCCGCGATTTATGCTATTTATTAAAGCTTTCAGGTTGTGTTGCCGTTTCCGGTGGATTGGAAGTAGCCAGTGATCGTTTATTAAAATTAATTGATAAAGGAATTTCTGTGGAACAAGTTGCAAAAGTGACAAGAAATTTTACAGAAGCCGGAGTTATGATCCATGCTTACTTGATGTATGGCTACCCAACACAAACCATTCAGGAAACGATTGACTCCATGGAAATGATTCGTCAGTTATTTGAAATGGGAATTTTACAAAGTGGTTTTTGGCATCAGTTCGCCATGACCGCCCATTCGCCTGTTGGATTGAACCCAGAAGAGTTTGGAGTTACTCCAATCAAACAGGAAATCCTATTTGCTAATAATGATATCGATTTTACAGACAAGACCGGAATCAATCATGATAAATTTAGTTCAGGTTTAAAAAAATCTTTGTTCAACTATATGCACGGAATCAACTTTGAACTTCCCCTTCAGGAATGGTTTGATTTTAAAATTCCGAGAACAACCATTCATCCCGATTATATTCACGATAGCTTACTGGAGGATGAAGATTTTAAATTTAAGGCCAATTCAAAAGTTGTCTTTTTAACCAAAAATGTAATCGCTGAGAATCGCGTAAAAAATAAAAAGAAATATTCTGGTACATATACGCTTCTTACATTTCATTTAAAAACCAATATTGTAAAGGTTGAAATGGAACAGGACAAAGCGGAATGGCTGATGACTATTCTGGAAGAACACTCTATAGACAATCAGAAAAAACCTACAGCTCAACAACTTAAGACTCAAT